The nucleotide sequence cattatcgaaaaataactagctctacaagtttacagaggtaaagaagcagaggggggaataacgaaaaataactagctctacaagtttacagaggtaaagaagcagaggggggaataagtccCAATAACTACCCCCACTCCCGCCAACACACACGTAGTGATGGAAACTCatagacaatgttcggaaataactctgcaggGGTTGTGTTAGAGTGAATATTCTTACTTTTGTTGAGGCAAACttttccacgtgacattattattattattattattatgaacatttgtgcgcctaatctaaatatagccctaggcgctttcCATTCCTTACGGCGTTCTCTGAGGAATAGagcttacaaaatatacattcctaaaaaaaaaaataggtgtggttacggtaacccgacctaccctatttttaggggccgaccctataactttttattacatttgtcaaaaaaaggaaaaaaaaaagaaaaaaaacgagtgcagaaaacgcaatgaaagcgaaagcgcccgagtcgcacacttattttcctgtcaagtaggtttaatttgtacacattagaaaaaaaagttaaaaaaaagaagtgattgcctaccttcctaccctattttttttggctacgttaccgtaaccacacctatttttttggggggcccaATACattgtgaacattatacgaaacacaaatcgacaaggaccaagacactcggactcatacactcgcagacagacgcacagcgagaacgccacgcactcactcataccaactacaggcacatgccTTCTaaagacggaaaaacagtcataaataaataaataaattattggatacataataggccagtcactagtgaggggtCTGTCTCCACGCGTGCATAATGTCACGTAGGAAAGTTTGCCTAAATGAAAGCAtggggtcttaaaatgaaggtacatttaaccccttcactgccacagtataacagcattttggtattgctgtgcgccagggcaaatttcgctttcttcagtaggttcactaatctgttcactgctcaatcatttattgagatatctcttagatctttggcatgtggtttgcttacacccttggctattatgtgataacatgaccattggactttgtttgtgattgttatagtaaaaatcgatataatgaccatttttgtcaaaaattacagtttccacACACTGCAGCAAATCCGCAGCAAacacagctaaaactggtgtcaaacatcaggtactcacattaaaTTACAGCCAAtaacagtattcttctgtgtggtaatccataaatcacttcttgtagagcttccagaacactgtatcatttAAAAACAGGTCTACGATTTGATGTTCGACTTTCGGCCGCTATTTTGAATCTTATAGATCGGAAAAAAACTTATAAAAAAGTTTTCCCCACGTGGAactaacttatccgaacggtctatgggaaagaactgtgtttagaacccctacaagtacttggacagtggttaccttcCATTTAGATTTCAGAAATGTTTGAAATTTCACCGACACAAATCCCATGTATGAGacacggttatgggcgtacgacaaaccaaaaatgaccacgtattacacacggggtgggcagtgaaggggttaaagagGTAATGAGCAGAAAATCTGGAAAAGCAATCTCTCAAAgtggggaagtcttaaattgcggggggggggggggggggggggggggggtttaaaaGGAGGATTACACTGTATTAAGGTTACCCTCTCCCATCACAAGCGCATGTTGCGCGCTGCACTGACCTGAACACCTGTGAAGAGGAAAGAGCGGGAGACGTAGAGTTTTCTCTGTGTCTTGTCGTATCGCCAGAAGTGGATCACCTTACCTGGACAAACACAGCAATACTAGATCAATtatatatacgtgtgtgtgtgtgtgtgtgtgtgtgtgtgttagtgtgtgtgtgcgtgtgtgccaaTGCGTGtggcgtgcgtgcctgtgtgcgtgttgtgtaGTATTTGAAATGTTTCGTATAATGCTgacgcacaaacagacacatacacatacaacggacacataaacacacacataaacaaacaaccatacacacacatacacaaacaaacacacacacattaacacaaacaacgtacgcccccccccccccccacacacccacacacacaaacccctaCCTGTGACGGTTCTGGAATATTTGCCCGAGTGGTCAGCAACAAAGTAGTGACCGTCGGCACAGCTGATCTGCTCCACTGACCGCACGTTGACCATCAGGTCATCCGTGACGGGGTGGAAGAGCGCCGAGTCTGCCGTGCACCACTCCTCGGTCTGATACACCTTGTCACTGTGCGGGATGTGGAGAAACTGTCGTCCGCATGCTGGAATAAAGATAAGAAAGAATCTAAAAGCAAGAATAGTAGCttattttgaatgtttaattattataaaaacaaaaagttacatttacagtacgtcgacccaacggtcttttcagtagacagacagacagacgtgtgagtgtgtgtgtggttgtgtgtgtgtgtgccgtgtatgtgcgtgcgtgcgtgtgtgtgtgtgtaaccaaCGCAAAGATACTTcaacataaagagagagagagagagagagagagagagagagagagagagagagagagagagagagagagagagagagagagagagactgactgactattagggtttaacgtcctcttagaccaactggtctatattgggacaggtattggtaatacgctgaagatatggtgtgatactttgattcgaacaagcccgctgtggctgtcttcttcgacacatcagcattgggtttgtctcgtcaaagtatcgaaaatacgatcatgataatcagagacgagagatgatgcatgcgtgtcttcgtgttttccaagccctgagactttcgctgtgaacgtgggatctttttcgtgcgcatgtgtgcacacgggggtgttcggacaccgaagagagtctgcacaaagttgactccgagaaataaatctctcgccgaacgtggggatcgaacccacgctgatagcgaccaactggctacaaagccagcgcgctaccaactgagctacgtccccgccccagagagagagagagagagagagagagagagagagagagagagagagagagagagagagagagagagagagagacagagagagagagagagagagagagagagagagagagagagagagagagagagagagagagagagagagtagttaCTCTGTCTGTAAAACATAATACACGGTGAGTTTTTTTGGTCAAGGTGACACTGCAGCATCAGAAGAATGCTCACACAGAAACCCCTCACTGACCGATCTACACACACTCACCTATGGTATCCTCCATCGCCGGCGTGTGGTCGTTGTCGTTCATCTCGTCGGACAGTTTTCGCTTCTTGCTGTGCATGGGTGGGTACACAGGTATCAGGTGGCAATCCATTACCCTGGCCTACCCGATCCTCACCTGGGCAGATTAAAAATAAACCTTGTTAGGCCACACACCAAATGAATGAGAAGTTCTTTGTTTCCGCCGTGTCATTGGAGAGAAAATATTATTTGCTTGGCCTTAACCCGTCATAATTATGCGATCCATGACCATCGCACTAAAAGTTGTCCACACAACTCCTCCCCTTGGTAGAAAATCAAAAGTTCCTTGTCAGACTGAACACACGCAGAGACCGGTAATCCATCACACTTAACTTTTCACACAATTCCTCCGTCTCCTGGGTAAAAAATCGAACAATTTCTCGTTAAAACACAGGTGGGTTTGCAGATATCAGGTGCAAATCACCCTCCTCCTTCCCCCTCCCTTGCTCCTTGGATGGACAGAAGCTCACCGAATTTCGTCGCAGCTCCGCAACTATGTGATGCTGTGCTCGAGTCATCTATTGATGCAGCAACGTTGAAGTTGTACATCAAAGCCTCTCAGGCGCATGCATGCGTGGCGACAGAAAGCGTGCAAGGTTGATTCTACACACCACAGAGATGCAGATATAACTTAGTGCtacaacactcacacacagcgcCGCTTCAGTTTGACACCTACAATTTCACAGATCTTATCAAATCTGACACTGCCAGTTGCGAACAAACCAGAATGCTAGTAGTTGACGCGGTTAGCATTCAGAGTTATCATCGGGGAGTGACGCAATGTAGATAATTAAATCTGTCAAGACAATTTCAAAACTGTCAATCACTTTGCCTTATGGCTTAAATACAACCCGGAGGGTGACAGCAAAAGGAacacgacagagagagagagagagagagagagagagagagagagagagagagagagagagagagagagagagagagagagagagagagagagacaagacaagacaagacaagacaagacaagacaagacaaaatctttattatcgagggtaatagataagcaagaatattgcttttttacatccagccctcgccctaatatagggtcaacaagaacagaaaacaatataatcaaagaactatcacatcaaacttaatacattataactgtatatacagatacaaatttaaaaaataaattgtcatgctgcattttaagtacaatttccaagtgtcaatttttaacataacttaatttagatctgcatattattataattttgtttaacatgcacatacattttaaatgaattgatgaaccattcagcacatgtttagttgcattatgtgcgacatataattttttttgaagctgtctgtgtttgttttatgcttaagaaaaataggcagagagagagagagagagagagagagagagagagagagagagagagagagagagagagagagagagagagagagagagagagagacagagagagagagagagagagagagagagagagagagagagagagagagagagagagagagagagagagagagagagagagagagagagagagagagattgtcaATGCAAAGATGGACATACCTTTTCTTCAAACGAGCCTTTACGGTATAAGCACACCGAGATAgctaaaaatgtgtgtgtgtgtgtgtgtgtgtgtgtgtgtgtgtgtgtgtgtgtgcgcgcgcgtgcgtgcatgtgtgtgtgctacttTTATTGAATAAAACTCAAGTACACTCACTAAAAAATCACTTGAGCGTGACTACAACCTTTCATCCATGAGGAAAACGATCAACAAGAACACTTACCGAAACGGATTCTACACATGCAAACTTTCAAAACTACACAAGAAAAGTGCACGAATCATTCATACCATACTCAAGCAGACGGCAGCTAAACGACAAACGCCCcataccacacacactcacccactcCGTCGGTGTAACAAAATATGTGCAAATAAATTCAAGGACAGGGTTTAAACCGAAGAAGGCAAAGGAAAATAAAAGAGAGGTTTACATCCACAACTGAGATAACTTTGACTGCAGTTTACAGCTGCTCTTTCCCTTGACCCAACTGAGCCACCTGAACAAATTTATTACACACTCTTGCGGTTCACCGTTTATATTCATAATATGTGTAATCTACAGTGTTTCTGCGTCATAATTATACACGTTTGGGAGATTTgtctgggtttgttttacttcgAAATTTTAGCCCCCATCCCTCCCATACGGGAGAGCACTTTTCCTATTCCGTTCTGACTCGGCTTATTTGGATGCTTTAAACATTAAACCCAGGCCTTAACAATCTTTCTTTAGCAAATTACAAAAGAGATGGTGtcaataacagagagagagagagagagagaggcaagtaTCCCCCAGCTTGCAATATGTGTgtgtcgctgtgtgtgtgtgtgtgtgtgtgtgtgtgcgttcgcgcgcgtgtgcgttcgagtgtgtgcgcgcgtgcctATATATGCGTGTCTATAGAAGCGTGCGCACAAAATCAAATGCCGCGGATGAGTGCCTAATGtgcaaattaaaagaaaaataataatttgTCGAGTATTAGTTTGTAGGCAACACTCTCATAATGCAACCGTTCGAAGAAACTAGATACAAACAACAAGCGAACattcaccttttttttttaaaacgttcATGATAAATTCACATTATTTCCGAAAAAAATCGATGTAAGCTGTCACACATGTATTTCCATCGTACTCACGACTTTCAGCAGCACCTAGACGAGTATAATCTCAGTTCAAAATGTCAGAAGCCAGGTCACGGTGCATGCAAGTCACAGCAGTCTGACACGAATAACTGCACTCTTTCTGATCGATGTGAAAAGAATATATCTAATTTAAACGACTTTGACACAGTTTTTCAGTGTTGGCAGGCTAGCTAGATGTAAACAAGTTATTTATACACAGACTAAGCGTTGATACCTTTAAAAGAGAGCACAGAAAGTAGATCACAGAACGACTATAATGAAAGCTTGCACTGCTTCCTTTGAAAAGCAATAAAGGAACTGAAGAATCTCGGTGAAGTAAGATGTAATAttatctgttgagacagtgtTCTGCTTGAAAGGATGAGGGCTTTGGCATTTCAGTTACCGTCTAAATGCTATGCTCCACTTATCCCCGTTTGAAACGATAAACACCTAGGAAACCAAGACCCGACCCAACAACATGAATCACGGTGTTAAAGTTGAATGGATGTGGACTCCATTACTCAGGTACCTCATGAATTATATGCGCCACCAGAGACATACAAATAGAGATAAGCGCatcagaaaacaagtcgcgtaaggcaaaaatacaacatttagtcaagctgtcgaactcacagaatgaaactgaacgcaatgcaatttttcagcaagaccgtatactcgtagcatcgtcagtccaccgctcgtggcaaaggcagtgaaattgacaagaagagcggggtagtagttgggatgagcaggatagcacgcttttctgtacctctcttcgttttaactttctgagcgtgtttttaatccaaacatatcatatctatatgtttttggaatcaggaaccgacaaggaataagatgaaagtgtttttaaattgatttcgaaaatttaattttgatcataatttttatatttttaattttcagagcttgtttttaatccaaatataacatatttatatgttttggaatcagaaaatgatgaagaataagatgaacgtaaatttggatcgttttataaaattttcagatttttaatgaccaaagtcattaattaatttttaagccaccaagctgaaatgcaataccgaagttcggccttcgtcgaagattgcttggccaaaatttcaatcaatttgattgaaaaatgggggtgtgacagtgccgcctcaacttttacaaaaagccggatatgacgtcatcaaaggtatttatcgaaaaaaagaaaaaaacgtccggggatatcattcccaggaactctcatgtaaaatttcataaagatcggcccagtagtttggtctgaatcgctctacacacacacacacacacacagacacaccacgaccctcgtctcgattccccctctatgttaaaacatttagtcaaaacttgactatatgTAAAATGACCTTGTCCGACAAAATGAGCCATGAGGTGACATGAACTTAAAGGCACATTGCTTACCGTGTAAACATTTCCACTCTCAAATCTGGCCAGGTTTTCACAGTGGGTAAAAACATCAttccgcttggacacataccaacaatcaacaccctgactacAGTTGtacttgctgtggtgagttggagtttttttcttcttcgattAATTTCTTAaattacgaaattaattcatcccgAAATTCCGAGAGCAAACAaagattttttgggggggtatgtgaccttcttcttcttctgcgttcgtgggctgaaactcccacgtacactcgtggttttttttgcacgagtggaattttacgtgtatgaccgtttttaccccgccatttaggaagcatgctggatattttcgtgtttttataacccaccaaactctgacatggattacaggatcttttccgtgcgcacttggtcttgtgcttgcgtgtacacacgaaggggggtaagccactagcaggtctgcacataggttgtcctgggagatcggaaaaatctccacacttaacccaccaggcggctgcggccgggattcgaaccctcgaccttccgattaagaggccgacgtcttaccaccacgccactgcgcccgtctggtatgtgactaagtggagggatggtcttacccactgtgAAAATCTGGCCACATTTGAGACCGTGAGTGGAAATGTTTACACGGTAAgcagtgtgcctttaaaagagCGATTCAACTTTGAATCAGCGTTTACGTCTGTGCCTGGGGTCAAGTTCTGTCTGCGTTCTTTAACACGTGTATACCTGTCAATaggtctcgctctctctcttacactttcttactcacagagagagagagagagagagagagagagagagagagagagagagagagagagagagagagagagagagagagagagagagagagagagagagagagagagagagagagagagagagagagagagagagagagaacattttTGCCAAGTCACAATAGGGGCGTTGGACTTCCATTATACAATCTCAACCCCATGAATTACCCGTTACCCCTCCCAACCAACAGCAATAAATGATTGAGACACCGTCTAAAACCGTACACATTAGCATAAAATCTGAAGGTAAATTATCCACTATTGAGCATCAGAAATCCTGTCCAACAACTGGCTTATTCATGTCACATACAGCGCCaacctcccccccttcccccttcccaCCTTTACCTTTAAACACTGCCTAAAAACCTGAAAAAATCGGATCAGAGAAAAGTAGTCTTCAAAGAGAGATTCTTCAAATACAGGCAAATTTACAGACATTACGAGCAGAAAATCTGTGAAGGGGAGGGGGATAAAAGAGGCGTTAAAGAAGAGGGTGGCAGTTTTgaaaggagggggtggggggggggggatgttccaCTATATTGAATGCACAGCAGGAGACTCAGGGCCACAAAAGACCATGACTATGCAAT is from Littorina saxatilis isolate snail1 linkage group LG5, US_GU_Lsax_2.0, whole genome shotgun sequence and encodes:
- the LOC138966303 gene encoding uncharacterized protein, with product MDCHLIPVYPPMHSKKRKLSDEMNDNDHTPAMEDTIACGRQFLHIPHSDKVYQTEEWCTADSALFHPVTDDLMVNVRSVEQISCADGHYFVADHSGKYSRTVTGKVIHFWRYDKTQRKLYVSRSFLFTGVQEYLAAHRFLQRI